Below is a genomic region from Litorilinea aerophila.
GTCGTTCCAGATCGTAGCCTGGGTGGCGTTGGTCTCGAGGGCGATGGCCGGGGATGGGTTGCTCAGGGTGAGGCGGAAAATCTCGTCGGATTCCGGGCGCACGTCGCCATAGACCGGTACGTCGATGTGGGCAATGGTCTGCCCCGGCGGAATGGTCAGGGTGCCGCTGGTAGCCTGATAGTCCTCTCCCGCCACAGCCCCCTGGAAGCCGTCGGATGTGGCGTACTCCACAGTGACGGGAAACGCCGCCGGCGTCGTCAGGGTGACCGTAAAGACGGCCGGCGTGACGCCAGTGTCTCCCTCTGTCACCCGGGGACCGAATTCGATGCGCAGGCGGGCTGTATCGTCGTCGGTGATGACCCCCACCGCCTCACCGTCCCCCAGGGTGGCGTTGGCCGGCGTGCTCAGTTGCACCACCAGGCTCTCCTCGCTTCCCTCATCCACATGGTCGCCCAGGATGTCCACCGTCACCACGTGGCTGGTCTCACCAGGGGCGAAGGTGAGTACGCCCGAGGTGGCGGTGTAGTCGCTGCCGGCGGTGGCGGATCCGTCGGCGGTGGCATAGGCCACGGTGACCATCGAGGCGCTGGCCGGCGAAAGGGTGACCACAAACGCCATGCTTTGGGCGCCGCGGTTGCCTTCCAGCACCGTCTGATCGGCGATGGAAAGCACCGCCAGGCCGTCGTCGTCGATGATGGCCCCGGTGGCCTGGGCGTCCAGCAGATCCGCGTTGACGGCCGCGCTCAGTTGCACCGTCAGGGTCTCGTCCAGCTCATCCTCCACGTCGCCGAGGATCGCAACCGGGATCGTCCGCTCCGTCTCGCCGGGGTTGAAGGTCAGCACACCGGCGGCCGGCGCATAGTCGACGCCGGCGAGGGCTGTGCCGTCGGCGGTGGCGTAGCTGACCTGCACGGTTTGGGTGCTGGCCGGCGCCAGGGTGACCGTGAATACGGCTGTGGCTGTGCCGGCATTTCCTTCGCGGATCGCGGTGTCGGCGATGCTGACCTGGTGTCTGGCCTCCACGGCGCCCACATCACAGAGAGCCGAGCCGTCTCCATTGCCGTCATAGGG
It encodes:
- a CDS encoding Calx-beta domain-containing protein encodes the protein MQVQNGLADGPEDLFTDVGGAMLIGSVAFLTLQNVTLVDNQARVAGGGIYNLGALVLENTQVLSNTTAGDGGGLYNANQGVITITHSLLAHNTADGFFGGGIYAGGQSVRIEDTTVAGNRTGSYGGGLAVFTNDALILDRVTLSGNHADSGAGLYAQLGAITATNITVSGNNATRNFSGIYLVGANSSLSLQNSTIAHNTRTSTAGTGVNGVNAANGAVATLVNTILDDNQDNNCSRFSPPTSLGYNLSSDGSCGLNQSGDQPSTDPRLGPLADNGGWAPTHSLLPGSPAIDGGDNAQCPSLDARGVARPYDGNGDGSALCDVGAVEARHQVSIADTAIREGNAGTATAVFTVTLAPASTQTVQVSYATADGTALAGVDYAPAAGVLTFNPGETERTIPVAILGDVEDELDETLTVQLSAAVNADLLDAQATGAIIDDDGLAVLSIADQTVLEGNRGAQSMAFVVTLSPASASMVTVAYATADGSATAGSDYTATSGVLTFAPGETSHVVTVDILGDHVDEGSEESLVVQLSTPANATLGDGEAVGVITDDDTARLRIEFGPRVTEGDTGVTPAVFTVTLTTPAAFPVTVEYATSDGFQGAVAGEDYQATSGTLTIPPGQTIAHIDVPVYGDVRPESDEIFRLTLSNPSPAIALETNATQATIWNDDGFQIFLPVITR